The Phacochoerus africanus isolate WHEZ1 chromosome 9, ROS_Pafr_v1, whole genome shotgun sequence genomic sequence ggctcaggcataggccggtggctacagctccgatttgacccctagcctgggaacctccatatgcagcgggatcagccctagaaaaggcaaaaagacagggaaaaaaaaaaaaagcctctaaatGCAGTCGCATTCTAAGATAATGGGAGTTAGGACCCTTGGGGGGGGGGTAACACGACATAATTTAGCCCATAACATCAATTAATGGGAATTCCTTGCTCAAAGGACAAGAATGACAGcagaaactagaaaaatgaaaaacaattagtCCAAAATATCATTTGAATAGCTAACAGATTGAACTTATGGTATTTGTTCTTATTAGCTATGCAATTTCCTGAAGACAATTTCATGGaaactatttaaaagaaatgattaaaagtAACTGGTAACTTTTTCTTTCCGACTTCTTTAAATTACTTCAAAGTTCTCTTCTCAAAGATGTTTACTGAGTAAATGCTTCTTATTTTGCCCAAAATGAAGTTCACCAGAGAAAATAAGTATCCTACACAGAATGTCCTGTGTGTTTATTGATTAGAATTGTGTACAGTTGTAATCCTTCCATCATACACATAATATACAGTAACTATCAAATATCTGATACTAAAATAACTTACTGACAAATTCTAATACTGAAACAGAAGCATTCTATCTCtattaacaataagaaaacaaaaccactgaGTATCTTGGAAAATTTAAATTCAGATCATTATTTCACAATTTGAAAATCTGAGTAATCCAACTTTGAGATGACTTTCTCGTTGTTGAAGCTTGCTCTGTCGATGTGCGACTTGGGACTTCCCCTTGTCTCAAGCCATTCCTGCATATGACGTACTTTGGAAGTGGGACCTTGCAGTTGTCCCTGCACTGTGCCCTGGTCAGTGTTCTGGACCCAGCCTACTAATCCAAGCTTTTTACCCTCAgcctaaaggaaagaaaaagacaagagagaaatCCAGTGAGACTGAACAAAACAAAGTGAGTCTAAAATCTCTTGCCAGAATCTTGGCCTAGCATCAAGCCACTGAAACTAATTTGATATTGTCCAGAACAGTCAAAACAGAACTACACCAGGGAGAATCTCATTGCTGATCTTAACATGAAGCGTTGGCCACTTGACTCCATTACCTTCTTCCACCCTATAAAACCCAGGCACCAGATTTTTTCACTGTGTAGTCAATTTGGTTAAATACTAAAGACTTAAGACCAAAgcagatattttcaaaatgattcccTAAGGCTGACTGTTGTTAGGATACTGGACTATATcttgttccttttccttctcctaatCAAGAATCAACTGGGTATACTAAATAGAAAGAGCATGAAGTTATCTGATCCTCTCCTGCTCTTTAAGCAGAACCATACCTAAGCAAATCCAGATGATTAAGTGTCTATTATATCTTTAAAGATCATTAGAGAGTATTTCACAATTTCCTGGGCAACTCATTCCATTGTTCTCACTGTAGAGAAACTCTCTAATCTTTATGTTTCATCCCAAGCTCACTTTCTGTCATCCTCCTGGAGAATAAAAAAACAGCTGGTATCAGCTTCCGAATACCAAAGTTTCATGAGACTACATTAACGGTTGTTTTCACTTGACTTTCTCCTCTTCTAAGTAACCACAATGCCTTTAATGTTGAATAAGCTTATGAAAACTATCTAATCATTGTACTTGCTCTTTTCTTAGCCTTTCTAATGTTCTTTCCTTTAAATCATTAACCATGAACTGATTGAAAACTGGGGGAAAGTAGTAATGTTTTAGAGgcaatttc encodes the following:
- the ACYP1 gene encoding acylphosphatase-1 isoform X2, with protein sequence MSTAEGDTLISVDYEVFGKVQGVFFRKYTQAEGKKLGLVGWVQNTDQGTVQGQLQGPTSKVRHMQEWLETRGSPKSHIDRASFNNEKVISKLDYSDFQIVK
- the ACYP1 gene encoding acylphosphatase-1 isoform X1, producing MERLRCVLKTCRRIPVSALLAAVGILIAFLSTLGCFVRAPGLSMSTAEGDTLISVDYEVFGKVQGVFFRKYTQAEGKKLGLVGWVQNTDQGTVQGQLQGPTSKVRHMQEWLETRGSPKSHIDRASFNNEKVISKLDYSDFQIVK